One genomic region from Macellibacteroides fermentans encodes:
- a CDS encoding gliding motility protein GldB-related protein, which produces MVKKLFHPFLLSLVLMGCNTQPSAQTPSGSSSQIVIHRFDKALFLCMESKDEKLRQALEKEYPQMLEILDKSLFNSSDSSISAVSLNLFKYYSEPTLKNLYADAIKEYDSVGDIEAALTTGFAYLHSQFPDMQIPAVYMHVSGLNQNVLVADSLLSLSADKYMGIEYPLYKAFFNQPQRNKMQRELVAADYLVGWLMSEFPFTGNEQQLLDRMVYEGKIKQLVLEALPGIKMETLMGYTQQDADWWQKNEGVLWKYIIEHKQLNAADRITTARYFEDAHNNFPVIGAPANTGTWLGWQIVKAYQNKSNATPQQLMQVTDPNEILRVSEYKP; this is translated from the coding sequence ATGGTAAAGAAACTCTTCCATCCCTTTCTGTTATCTCTTGTGCTTATGGGATGCAATACGCAGCCGTCTGCACAAACGCCGTCCGGCTCCTCCTCGCAAATAGTGATTCATCGTTTCGACAAGGCCCTCTTCCTGTGTATGGAGAGTAAAGATGAAAAGTTACGGCAAGCTTTGGAAAAGGAGTATCCGCAAATGCTTGAAATATTGGACAAGAGTCTATTTAACTCTTCCGACAGCTCTATATCTGCTGTAAGCCTGAATTTATTCAAGTACTACAGCGAACCAACCTTAAAGAATCTGTACGCTGATGCTATTAAGGAATATGATTCGGTGGGGGATATTGAAGCAGCCTTAACAACCGGTTTTGCCTATCTGCACAGTCAGTTTCCCGATATGCAGATTCCGGCAGTTTACATGCATGTATCCGGACTAAACCAGAATGTACTGGTGGCTGATAGTCTGCTTTCTTTGTCGGCCGACAAATACATGGGTATTGAGTATCCTCTTTATAAAGCTTTCTTTAACCAGCCGCAGCGGAATAAGATGCAAAGGGAATTGGTGGCGGCCGACTATCTGGTCGGATGGCTAATGTCTGAATTCCCTTTTACAGGCAACGAACAACAGTTGCTGGACCGGATGGTGTACGAGGGGAAAATAAAACAACTGGTTTTGGAAGCACTTCCGGGAATAAAGATGGAAACATTGATGGGCTATACGCAACAGGATGCCGACTGGTGGCAAAAGAATGAGGGCGTACTATGGAAATACATAATAGAACACAAACAATTAAACGCGGCCGACCGTATTACAACAGCACGCTACTTTGAAGACGCACACAACAACTTCCCGGTAATAGGAGCTCCTGCCAACACTGGAACCTGGCTAGGATGGCAAATTGTAAAAGCATACCAAAACAAAAGCAACGCAACCCCACAACAACTTATGCAAGTTACAGACCCAAACGAAATCCTTCGGGTGTCTGAATATAAACCATAA
- a CDS encoding bifunctional methionine sulfoxide reductase B/A protein produces MRSLTPEEKRVIIDKGTEYPFTGIYTNHKEKGTYHCKQCDAPLYRSADKFDSGCGWPSFDDEIKGAVKRFKDADGRRTEIVCAACGAHLGHVFEGEGFTSKDTRHCVNSISLVFRKDQATTPAKTETAIFAGGCFWGVEHLLKRVDGVLTVESGYIGGKTPNPTYEEVCSHTTGHAEAVRVIFDPAKVTYEVLAKRFFEIHDPEQINRQGPDVGDQYRSEVFYTNEQQKEVALKLIDLLKAKGYKVATKVTKATMFWEAEAYHQDYYERKGTQPYCHSYTKRF; encoded by the coding sequence ATGAGATCGCTTACACCGGAAGAAAAGAGAGTTATCATTGATAAGGGAACAGAGTATCCTTTTACGGGAATTTATACCAATCATAAGGAAAAAGGTACTTACCATTGTAAACAGTGCGATGCTCCGTTGTATCGTTCGGCCGATAAGTTTGATTCCGGTTGTGGATGGCCCAGTTTTGATGATGAAATTAAAGGAGCTGTAAAACGCTTTAAGGATGCCGACGGGCGGCGAACTGAAATTGTTTGTGCTGCTTGCGGCGCTCACCTGGGGCATGTATTTGAAGGAGAAGGGTTCACATCCAAGGATACACGCCATTGCGTAAACTCTATCTCGCTGGTGTTCCGCAAAGATCAGGCAACGACTCCAGCCAAGACGGAGACTGCTATATTTGCCGGAGGTTGCTTCTGGGGAGTGGAACATCTGCTGAAACGTGTGGACGGCGTACTTACTGTAGAGTCGGGTTACATAGGTGGTAAAACGCCTAATCCTACGTACGAAGAGGTGTGTAGTCATACTACAGGCCATGCCGAGGCAGTACGTGTAATTTTTGATCCGGCCAAGGTTACTTACGAAGTCCTTGCCAAAAGATTCTTCGAGATTCATGACCCGGAGCAGATTAACCGCCAGGGACCTGATGTGGGGGATCAGTATCGATCGGAGGTCTTTTACACCAACGAACAACAAAAGGAGGTGGCCCTTAAGTTAATTGATCTGCTTAAGGCCAAAGGTTATAAAGTGGCAACCAAGGTTACGAAAGCTACTATGTTCTGGGAGGCGGAGGCATATCACCAGGATTACTATGAAAGGAAAGGTACGCAGCCTTACTGTCATAGTTATACAAAACGATTCTGA
- a CDS encoding indolepyruvate oxidoreductase subunit beta encodes MKTDIILSGVGGQGILSIAAVIGEAALYDGLYMKQAEVHGMSQRGGDVQSNLRISDKPIASDLIPLGSADLIISLEPMESLRYLPYLKKDGWLVTNSVPFVNIPNYPDIKEVYSALNALPHKVMLDVENIAKEIGSVRSANIVMLGAAAPFLGIEYTKLEQGIRDIFGKKGPEVVGMNILALEAGYDVAKKLL; translated from the coding sequence ATGAAAACAGACATCATACTATCAGGCGTAGGTGGACAAGGTATCCTCTCTATTGCAGCTGTTATTGGTGAAGCAGCACTTTACGATGGCCTTTACATGAAGCAGGCCGAAGTACACGGGATGAGTCAGCGGGGTGGCGATGTTCAATCCAACCTTCGCATCAGCGACAAACCCATTGCATCCGATTTGATTCCACTTGGTTCGGCCGACCTGATCATCTCGCTGGAGCCGATGGAAAGTCTGCGTTACCTGCCCTATCTGAAGAAAGATGGTTGGCTGGTTACTAATTCGGTCCCATTCGTTAATATCCCCAACTACCCGGACATCAAAGAGGTATATTCAGCACTCAATGCTCTTCCTCACAAAGTGATGCTGGATGTAGAGAATATTGCCAAAGAGATTGGTTCGGTACGTTCGGCTAATATTGTTATGCTGGGAGCTGCTGCTCCGTTCCTGGGTATCGAATACACCAAACTGGAACAGGGAATCCGCGATATCTTCGGGAAAAAGGGTCCCGAGGTAGTGGGCATGAACATCTTAGCCCTCGAAGCTGGTTACGATGTAGCTAAAAAGCTACTTTAA
- a CDS encoding thiamine pyrophosphate-dependent enzyme yields MEKHLFLGDEAIAQAAIDAGMSGVYAYPGTPSTEITEYIQNSATAKQLGIHSNWSSNEKTALETALGMCYAGKRALCCMKHVGLNVAADCFMNASMTGIHGGMIIITADDPSMHSSQNEQDNRVYGNFAMIPMLEPSNQQEAYDMVYDGFELSEKLGYPILLRITTRMAHSRSGVVTRPAKEQNGLSYPADGRQRFILLPALARKRYKTLLAAQEGFTTASEESAYNTYFDSPNKKLGIITTGIAFNYLSENFPNGFENPVLKICQYPLPKKQLIKLAEACDELLVIEEGYPVVEEQLKGFLGKGLIVHGRLDGTLPRDGELTPDLVGRALGKEVATYYTIPPVVEMRPPALCQGCGHRDLYDAMNEVLNEYKEPKVFGDIGCYTLGALAPFRAIDTCVDMGASITMGKGAADAGCFPAVSVIGDSTFTHSGMTGLLDCVNENTNMLLIISDNETTGMTGGQDSAGTGRLESICLGIGVEPAHLRSLIPLKKNYEEMKQLIREEIEYKGLSVIISRRECIQTLARKKKASKK; encoded by the coding sequence ATGGAGAAACATCTTTTTTTAGGGGACGAAGCAATCGCCCAGGCAGCTATCGACGCCGGGATGTCTGGAGTGTATGCTTACCCTGGAACCCCCTCTACCGAAATTACGGAATATATTCAAAATTCCGCTACTGCAAAGCAGTTGGGTATCCACAGCAACTGGAGCTCAAATGAAAAAACAGCCCTTGAAACGGCTTTGGGTATGTGCTATGCAGGCAAGAGAGCTCTTTGTTGCATGAAACACGTAGGACTGAACGTAGCAGCCGACTGTTTTATGAATGCATCGATGACGGGTATTCACGGTGGTATGATTATCATCACTGCCGACGATCCATCTATGCACTCATCACAAAACGAACAAGACAACCGCGTATATGGCAACTTTGCCATGATACCAATGCTTGAACCGAGCAACCAGCAGGAGGCATACGATATGGTGTACGATGGGTTCGAACTTTCCGAGAAACTGGGTTATCCCATTTTACTTCGCATCACCACACGTATGGCACACTCACGCTCGGGCGTAGTAACCCGTCCGGCTAAAGAACAAAACGGACTTTCATACCCGGCCGACGGTCGCCAGCGATTTATCCTGCTCCCCGCCCTGGCCCGCAAAAGATACAAGACACTGTTGGCTGCGCAGGAAGGATTTACCACCGCATCCGAAGAGTCTGCTTACAACACCTACTTCGATTCTCCCAACAAGAAGCTGGGTATCATTACAACCGGCATCGCCTTTAATTACCTGTCTGAAAACTTCCCTAACGGATTCGAGAATCCGGTACTTAAGATATGTCAGTACCCTCTTCCTAAAAAGCAGTTGATCAAGTTGGCCGAAGCGTGCGACGAACTGTTAGTAATTGAGGAAGGATATCCCGTTGTTGAAGAACAGCTGAAGGGTTTTCTTGGGAAAGGGCTGATCGTTCACGGTCGCCTGGACGGAACCTTGCCCCGCGACGGCGAATTAACGCCCGATTTGGTGGGACGTGCCCTGGGCAAAGAGGTGGCAACCTATTATACGATTCCTCCCGTAGTGGAGATGCGTCCGCCTGCTTTATGCCAGGGTTGCGGACACAGGGATTTGTATGATGCAATGAACGAAGTGTTGAATGAATACAAAGAACCTAAGGTTTTTGGAGACATTGGCTGTTATACCCTGGGGGCCCTCGCTCCTTTCCGGGCAATTGATACCTGTGTGGATATGGGTGCTTCCATCACAATGGGAAAAGGAGCTGCCGATGCGGGATGTTTCCCGGCAGTTTCGGTAATTGGCGACTCAACGTTTACCCATTCGGGAATGACCGGCTTGCTTGATTGCGTGAATGAAAATACCAATATGCTGCTTATCATATCGGACAACGAAACCACGGGTATGACCGGTGGACAGGATTCGGCCGGTACAGGCAGACTCGAATCTATCTGTCTGGGTATCGGAGTAGAGCCGGCGCACTTGCGAAGCCTGATTCCTCTGAAGAAGAATTACGAAGAGATGAAACAGTTGATCCGCGAAGAAATCGAATACAAAGGGCTATCCGTCATTATCTCACGCCGTGAGTGTATCCAGACTTTAGCCAGAAAGAAAAAAGCAAGCAAGAAATGA
- the mltG gene encoding endolytic transglycosylase MltG has protein sequence MSKFFRSKRAKRTFIRRGIALLALLFILCGFWAWRMVLASNFDIKETTYVYVDSKKDFNDLCSQLKDSASCKSLTTFKQLAYLIGYPEKMKTGRYAIEPGTGNLRLLKNLIGGLQSPTRITFNNIRLKSDLAQRLDDQLMVSKEEMLTLFNDSASCAALGFSPETIQAMFIPNTYEVYWDITPANLMKRIQKEYKAFWNEDRLAKASKAGLTPIQVSILASIVEEETAKADEMGMVAGLYLNRLRINMPLQADPTVKFAVGDVTLKRILFEHLQVDSPYNTYKHTGLPPGPIRVPSIGGINSVLNHNQHDYIYMCAKEDFSGRHNFASTLAEHAKNANKYRAELNRRQIK, from the coding sequence ATGAGTAAATTTTTTCGCTCAAAACGTGCTAAACGCACTTTTATCCGCAGAGGAATTGCCCTTCTGGCCCTGCTTTTCATTCTTTGTGGCTTTTGGGCCTGGCGAATGGTACTGGCTTCCAACTTCGACATTAAAGAGACAACCTATGTATATGTAGACAGCAAGAAAGACTTTAACGATCTTTGTTCTCAGTTAAAAGATTCCGCCTCTTGTAAAAGTCTGACCACCTTCAAGCAGCTTGCTTATCTGATTGGCTATCCCGAAAAGATGAAAACCGGACGGTATGCCATCGAACCGGGAACCGGCAATCTTCGCTTGCTGAAGAACCTGATCGGGGGATTGCAGTCTCCTACCCGTATTACATTTAACAACATCCGCCTCAAAAGCGATCTGGCACAACGGCTGGACGATCAGCTGATGGTTTCGAAAGAGGAGATGCTTACTCTGTTTAACGATTCTGCCTCTTGTGCAGCTTTGGGATTTAGCCCCGAAACTATCCAGGCTATGTTTATTCCCAATACCTACGAAGTTTATTGGGATATCACGCCTGCCAACCTGATGAAACGTATACAAAAAGAATACAAGGCTTTCTGGAATGAAGACAGACTTGCCAAAGCATCCAAAGCCGGATTAACCCCCATACAAGTTTCCATTCTGGCTTCCATTGTGGAAGAAGAGACGGCCAAAGCCGACGAGATGGGGATGGTTGCCGGACTATATCTGAACCGCCTGCGCATAAACATGCCTCTGCAAGCAGACCCGACGGTAAAGTTTGCCGTAGGAGATGTAACGCTGAAGCGAATTCTGTTTGAACACCTGCAGGTAGATTCTCCATACAACACCTATAAGCACACCGGACTTCCTCCCGGTCCGATTCGTGTTCCGTCTATCGGAGGTATAAACAGCGTATTGAATCATAACCAGCACGACTATATTTATATGTGTGCGAAAGAGGATTTTTCGGGCAGACACAACTTTGCCTCCACCCTTGCCGAGCATGCAAAAAACGCAAACAAATACCGCGCAGAGCTAAACAGACGACAGATTAAGTAG
- a CDS encoding alpha/beta hydrolase: MKKLTSIIAIAASIAAVDGINAQSTEKYTQNPWTLVYDGAITKNEPGKVNIHPVTYKLNGIDIAANVYTPANYDASGKYPAIVVAHPNGGIKEQTAGLYAQRLAEAGYITMAADASYQGASGGEPRHTDNPAYRTEDIRGMADFITKYAGVDANRLGVLGICGGGGYTIKAVQTDKRFKAVATLSMFNTGEVRRNGFQNSQLSTIQERLKQATDARTQMVTTGKIVYAGVSSVKDEEIAKTSTDLYREGYLYYYRTHAHPNSTFLYTMSSLLDLMQWDATTNMELINQPLLMIAGSKADTKYMTDEAFGKAINSQKKELFQVEGATHIQTYWKPEYVNQITSKLNEFFSENLK; the protein is encoded by the coding sequence ATGAAGAAATTGACCTCTATTATCGCAATAGCAGCTTCAATTGCTGCTGTAGATGGGATAAATGCACAATCAACCGAAAAGTATACACAAAATCCCTGGACTTTGGTATATGATGGTGCTATAACCAAAAATGAACCCGGAAAAGTTAATATCCATCCGGTAACTTATAAACTGAACGGGATTGATATCGCAGCGAATGTGTACACGCCGGCAAACTACGATGCTTCCGGAAAATACCCTGCCATTGTGGTAGCTCATCCTAACGGAGGTATCAAAGAACAAACAGCCGGACTATACGCTCAGCGTTTAGCGGAGGCCGGATATATTACAATGGCGGCAGACGCTTCTTATCAGGGTGCAAGTGGCGGAGAGCCCCGGCATACTGATAATCCGGCATACCGTACAGAAGATATTCGTGGTATGGCAGATTTTATCACAAAATATGCCGGTGTTGATGCGAATCGTTTGGGAGTTCTGGGGATCTGTGGTGGTGGTGGCTATACTATAAAAGCAGTGCAAACAGACAAACGGTTTAAAGCCGTTGCAACCTTAAGTATGTTTAATACTGGAGAGGTAAGACGCAATGGGTTTCAGAATTCTCAGTTAAGTACTATCCAGGAGCGTTTGAAGCAGGCAACAGATGCACGTACACAAATGGTTACAACCGGTAAAATTGTCTATGCAGGCGTGTCAAGTGTAAAAGATGAAGAAATTGCAAAAACATCGACCGACTTGTACAGGGAAGGATATCTGTATTATTACAGAACCCATGCTCATCCAAATTCTACATTTTTATATACAATGAGCAGCCTGTTGGATCTGATGCAGTGGGATGCAACAACGAATATGGAGCTGATAAACCAGCCTTTGCTGATGATTGCAGGAAGTAAGGCAGACACAAAATATATGACAGATGAAGCGTTTGGTAAGGCTATAAACTCCCAAAAGAAAGAATTATTTCAAGTTGAAGGTGCTACCCATATACAGACTTACTGGAAGCCCGAATATGTTAATCAGATTACGAGTAAACTGAACGAATTTTTCAGCGAAAATTTGAAATAA
- a CDS encoding alpha/beta hydrolase has product MNKKKKVILQITLCMFMFINVAMAQKNNYLTIKEQGSFAVGGTVATEPGSFDVNNALDSQGQTFHGDHLYAFYQVPLKARNMPLVFLHGAGQSKKTWESTSDGREGFQNIFLRRKFSVYLLDQPRRGEAGRSMVETTFKPNADEQFWFTQFRLGIYPDYFPNVQFPKDEASLEQFYRQMTPNTGPFDTKVITEAISLLFDKIGDGILVTHSQGGGPGWLTAIKNDKVKAVVAYEPYSGFVFPEGELPLPIKSNGLFGELKGVEIPLSDFNKLTKIPIVIYYGDNIADKPTEVWNKDHWRSGLEMARLWAATINRHGGDATVIHLPEIGIKGNTHFPFSDLNNIEVADELSKWLKQKGLDK; this is encoded by the coding sequence ATGAATAAAAAAAAGAAAGTAATTCTACAAATCACCTTATGCATGTTTATGTTTATAAATGTGGCGATGGCGCAAAAAAACAACTACTTAACAATAAAAGAGCAGGGTAGCTTTGCTGTTGGAGGAACAGTCGCTACTGAACCTGGAAGTTTCGATGTTAACAATGCTCTGGACTCACAGGGACAAACATTTCATGGAGATCACCTGTACGCATTTTATCAGGTTCCGTTAAAAGCGCGTAATATGCCTTTAGTATTTCTGCATGGTGCAGGACAATCAAAAAAAACATGGGAATCAACTTCCGATGGCAGGGAGGGATTTCAGAATATATTCCTGCGCAGAAAGTTTTCTGTTTATCTGCTTGATCAGCCAAGACGTGGAGAGGCAGGTAGAAGTATGGTTGAAACAACCTTCAAGCCCAATGCTGATGAGCAATTTTGGTTCACTCAATTTAGGTTAGGAATCTATCCTGATTATTTCCCGAATGTTCAATTTCCTAAAGATGAGGCTTCACTCGAACAGTTTTACAGGCAAATGACCCCAAATACTGGTCCATTTGATACAAAAGTAATAACTGAAGCTATTTCACTCTTATTCGACAAAATTGGCGATGGCATATTAGTCACCCATTCACAAGGAGGGGGACCGGGCTGGCTTACTGCAATAAAGAATGATAAAGTAAAAGCCGTAGTTGCGTACGAACCTTACAGTGGATTTGTGTTTCCTGAGGGAGAGCTTCCTTTGCCTATCAAATCAAACGGTCTTTTTGGCGAACTAAAAGGGGTGGAAATTCCTTTATCCGACTTTAACAAACTAACCAAAATACCAATTGTGATTTATTATGGCGATAATATCGCCGATAAACCAACCGAAGTTTGGAATAAAGATCATTGGCGCTCGGGACTTGAAATGGCCAGACTCTGGGCAGCTACGATTAACCGGCATGGTGGAGATGCAACCGTGATACACCTTCCAGAAATAGGTATTAAGGGCAATACCCATTTCCCCTTTTCTGACCTTAATAATATTGAGGTAGCAGATGAATTATCAAAATGGCTGAAACAAAAGGGACTGGATAAGTAA
- a CDS encoding aldo/keto reductase, with the protein METIRSNKMNRRTILKEAGLALAGSALFPFVSFAKSTVDISSNKANQQASVPGKRKLGTSLEVSSVGLGVQNMTRTYQTTIPTRKEMLNIIHTAFDNGVTFFDAAEAYGPHEVERILGEGVASFRDKIVIATKFGWNIDQETGRMVGGTNSRPEHIRKVVEGMLKRLRTDRIDLLYQHRVDQNVPIEDVAGEIKNLIHEGKVLHYGLSEPGLQTVRRAHSVHPITAIQNEYSLLWRGPENTMLPLCEELGIGFVCWSPLGVGFLTGAIDPFTRFAQGDIRGMESRFSPENLQKNLALVDLIKKWAEQKQATPAQISLAWLMAKKPWIVPIPGSTQMAHMLENTASCNIKFTAEELATFTQQLDSIEIVGERLPAGILRLSGLESPEKK; encoded by the coding sequence ATGGAAACTATTAGATCGAATAAAATGAATCGTCGAACAATCTTAAAAGAAGCAGGACTTGCCCTAGCAGGAAGCGCCTTATTTCCGTTCGTTTCTTTTGCAAAATCAACGGTTGATATCAGCAGCAATAAAGCAAACCAACAAGCATCTGTTCCTGGTAAACGTAAGTTGGGTACTTCACTTGAAGTTTCAAGTGTTGGACTTGGTGTTCAGAATATGACCAGAACTTACCAAACAACAATACCTACCCGAAAGGAGATGCTCAACATTATCCATACAGCTTTTGATAATGGTGTAACATTTTTCGATGCGGCAGAAGCTTATGGTCCACATGAAGTGGAACGGATTCTTGGAGAAGGTGTTGCTTCCTTCCGCGACAAAATTGTAATTGCAACAAAATTTGGATGGAACATAGACCAAGAAACAGGAAGGATGGTAGGTGGAACCAATAGCCGCCCCGAACATATCAGAAAAGTAGTGGAAGGTATGTTGAAACGTCTGCGCACTGACCGTATCGATTTGTTGTATCAACATCGTGTAGATCAAAATGTTCCTATTGAAGATGTAGCTGGAGAAATTAAAAATCTCATTCATGAAGGAAAAGTATTGCACTATGGTCTTTCGGAACCGGGGTTACAAACAGTAAGGCGCGCACACTCAGTACACCCTATAACGGCTATACAAAATGAATATTCCCTACTATGGCGTGGTCCGGAAAATACTATGCTTCCCCTATGTGAAGAACTTGGAATCGGTTTTGTTTGTTGGAGTCCACTAGGTGTAGGGTTTCTTACTGGTGCTATAGATCCATTTACCAGGTTTGCACAAGGCGATATTCGTGGTATGGAATCCCGGTTTTCGCCCGAGAACCTACAAAAAAATCTGGCGTTGGTGGATTTAATAAAAAAATGGGCAGAACAAAAACAAGCGACTCCGGCGCAGATTTCTTTAGCATGGCTTATGGCTAAGAAACCATGGATTGTTCCTATCCCCGGTTCTACGCAAATGGCACACATGTTGGAAAACACAGCGTCTTGTAATATTAAATTTACTGCAGAAGAGTTAGCCACTTTTACCCAACAATTAGATAGTATTGAGATTGTTGGCGAAAGACTTCCTGCAGGTATATTGAGGCTTTCGGGACTTGAATCACCAGAAAAGAAGTAA
- a CDS encoding nuclear transport factor 2 family protein — protein sequence MKTTVIGLILFIAGMQLSFAQTSVADEEIIKLSKDKWEWMAEKNVDTLSKLFHEKAVFVHMGGAWGTEREIDVIKSGGIWYKKADIHEVSVNIVDNTAILLNRIDLLAVVGGNEVTNPFMVTEVYVKQGDSWKLTALSFTRLLTPQRPQ from the coding sequence ATGAAAACAACCGTTATTGGACTTATTTTATTTATTGCCGGCATGCAGTTATCCTTTGCCCAAACCTCGGTAGCCGACGAAGAAATCATTAAACTTTCCAAAGACAAGTGGGAATGGATGGCAGAGAAAAACGTGGATACGTTAAGCAAACTCTTTCATGAGAAGGCTGTATTTGTACATATGGGAGGAGCTTGGGGAACTGAAAGGGAAATCGATGTAATCAAAAGTGGGGGAATCTGGTACAAAAAAGCGGATATCCATGAAGTTTCGGTAAACATTGTAGACAATACCGCTATTCTTTTAAATAGAATCGACTTATTGGCTGTGGTTGGCGGCAATGAAGTAACGAACCCCTTTATGGTTACAGAGGTGTATGTTAAACAAGGCGATAGCTGGAAGCTGACCGCTTTATCATTCACAAGACTGCTCACCCCTCAGAGACCACAATAA
- a CDS encoding (R)-mandelonitrile lyase — MRLTIKLSTLLLIFMVAVNTNAQKAACTRLDQTLLFPKGEKIKNSNFTGTAYLQMLVEADSQNNNSIGNVTFEPGARTKWHIHPAGQILLVTDGVGYVQEKGKPKRVVRKGDVVVFPPNVSHWHGASADSAFVQIAITGREKGETIWQEIVTDEEYRQ, encoded by the coding sequence ATGAGACTTACAATTAAATTAAGCACATTGCTACTTATTTTTATGGTTGCGGTAAATACCAATGCTCAAAAAGCAGCTTGCACACGGCTAGACCAAACGCTTCTATTTCCGAAGGGAGAAAAAATAAAGAATAGTAATTTTACCGGCACAGCCTATCTGCAGATGTTAGTTGAAGCAGACAGCCAGAATAACAATTCCATAGGAAATGTAACCTTCGAACCTGGTGCCCGGACTAAATGGCATATTCACCCGGCCGGACAGATACTGTTGGTTACAGATGGTGTAGGATATGTTCAGGAAAAAGGGAAACCTAAAAGGGTGGTTCGTAAAGGAGATGTTGTTGTATTTCCTCCCAATGTTTCACATTGGCATGGAGCCAGTGCCGATTCGGCCTTCGTACAGATTGCCATTACCGGAAGGGAAAAAGGAGAAACAATCTGGCAAGAGATTGTAACCGACGAAGAATATCGTCAATAG
- a CDS encoding carboxymuconolactone decarboxylase family protein — protein sequence MNKVFIIGLLTTILLFPQYMFAQNNSTDRMALQPKDQSIIAISALTAKGDLVNLKPALNKGLESGLTINEIKEAIVHLYAYCGFPRSIRGLQTFMEVVDERKEKGLIDETGPDISPINNEASKYDRGKQILAELTKMPQDGKPAGYAAFAPVIEVFLKEHLFADIFERDILTYAQRELVTVSVISVIGGAEPMLRSHLNICLNVGLSPQQLKEFVDIIRSTLGDKEGHDARTVLNEVLKAKNLD from the coding sequence ATGAATAAAGTATTTATCATCGGATTGCTTACAACAATTCTATTATTTCCACAGTATATGTTTGCTCAAAACAATTCAACGGATCGTATGGCCTTACAGCCAAAAGATCAAAGTATCATCGCTATTTCGGCGCTTACCGCAAAAGGCGATTTAGTGAATTTAAAGCCTGCTTTAAATAAAGGTCTTGAAAGCGGACTAACAATCAACGAAATTAAAGAGGCAATTGTACATCTGTATGCTTATTGCGGATTTCCACGAAGCATAAGAGGTTTGCAGACATTCATGGAGGTGGTTGACGAGCGGAAGGAGAAAGGACTTATAGATGAAACCGGACCAGACATTTCTCCTATTAATAATGAAGCAAGCAAATATGACCGGGGCAAACAAATCCTGGCCGAGCTTACAAAGATGCCGCAAGATGGAAAGCCTGCAGGCTATGCGGCATTTGCACCGGTAATTGAGGTATTCCTCAAGGAACATTTATTTGCTGATATATTTGAAAGAGATATCTTAACCTACGCGCAACGGGAATTGGTAACCGTATCCGTTATCAGTGTGATAGGCGGAGCAGAACCTATGCTTCGCAGCCATTTGAATATTTGTCTGAATGTAGGATTATCTCCCCAACAATTAAAAGAATTTGTGGATATCATTCGATCTACCCTGGGCGATAAGGAGGGACATGATGCCCGGACCGTTTTGAATGAAGTACTTAAAGCAAAGAATTTAGACTGA